A single Candidatus Neomarinimicrobiota bacterium DNA region contains:
- the mraZ gene encoding division/cell wall cluster transcriptional repressor MraZ codes for METIGNSFTGNYSYTLDDKGRINIPAKMRKVLKPANDRTFVATRGADPCIILYPLEVWKIIEEKLINLNKGRAISRHFARNFVRYAEAVQYDHQGRVALPAELIKYAGINKGIEIVGMIDRIEIWDKERLREFEKQFADRQDELEAIANEINF; via the coding sequence TTGGAAACGATAGGCAATTCATTTACCGGCAATTACAGCTATACCCTTGATGACAAGGGGCGGATCAACATCCCAGCCAAGATGCGGAAGGTGCTAAAACCGGCTAACGACCGGACTTTTGTGGCCACCCGGGGGGCTGACCCCTGCATCATCCTTTACCCGCTGGAGGTCTGGAAAATAATCGAGGAAAAACTGATCAACCTCAATAAAGGACGCGCCATCAGCCGCCACTTTGCCCGGAACTTCGTCCGTTACGCCGAAGCGGTGCAGTACGATCACCAGGGTCGCGTCGCTCTACCAGCCGAACTGATTAAATACGCTGGCATTAACAAAGGGATCGAAATTGTCGGCATGATCGATCGAATCGAAATCTGGGATAAGGAGCGGCTCAGGGAATTCGAAAAACAATTTGCTGATCGCCAGGACGAGCTGGAAGCAATCGCCAATGAGATCAATTTCTAG